TTGCGAGAGTCGCCGGAATCGTATTGATAACCGCAGGTGTTCTGCTAATAAGAAAGTTTTAGGCGGCATTTACCGCATCGATGTACGGAAAGTTTATTTGATGATCAACTTAATTCTCAACGATCAGGATATCGCGGTCGATATAGCTCCGGGGATCACCGTGCTCGATTTCGTTCGTTATCGGCAAAATCTCAAAGGCACTAAGATCGGTTGCCGTGAAGGCGACTGCGGAGCGTGTACGATAATGGTCGGCGAACTGGTCGGCAGTGAAGTTCGCTACCGGACGATGACCTCGTGCCTGATGCCGCTCGCCAATGCGGCCGGAAAGCATATTGTCACCATTGAGGGCATCAACCCTTCGGATGGGTCGCTCACGCCGGTTCAACAGGCAATGGTCGACGAAAGCGGCACGCAATGCGGTTTTTGCACCGTCGGCTTTGTAATGTCGCTTACAAATTTCGCTGTCGACAGTACCGCCAAAACTCCTGAAATGGCAGTCTCCGCTATCGACGGCAACATTTGCAGATGCACGGGATATAGATCGATCGAGCGAGCGGCGTGTCACGTAAGCGGACGCTTGTCCGAAGAGACCACGTCAACGGGCGACCAAAATGCGTGTGCCAGAGCTCCGTTCGTTCCACCATATTTCTCAGGTATCGCGTCGCGACTCAGCGTTCTCCAAAATATCAGTGTGCCATCTATTAGAACTCTGACGCAGGCGGTTCTGACTGGCGGTGGTACGGACCTATACGTTCAGCGGCCCGAGGCGATGGCAGAGTCCGCATCGACGCCCTTGCTTTATACCGACGAGCTTCGCAATATCCGCAAAATTGGCAACAACATCGAGATCGGTGCGTCGGTGACCGTCACCGATCTGCTCGAATCGCCGCTGATGAACGAGATATTCCCTGATCTCTACAAACATCTAAAACTCGTATCTTCGACACCGATCCGGAATATGGCGACGCTCGCGGGCAACTTGATCAACGGTTCACCGATCGGCGATATGACCGTTTTCTTTTTAGGCCTGGATTCCGAAGTTGACCTGTGGCCAAGTCTGCAAGACATCAGTGACGATCCCCGGACATTGCCTTTGCGAGACCTTTACCTCGGTTACAAGCAACTCGCAAAGCATCCTGACGAGATCATCACTGCCGTCAGGTTTAAGATTCCGACCGGCGATTTTCGCTTCAATTTCGAAAAGGTTTGCAAACGCACTTATCTCGATATTGCTACCGTCAACACGGCGATCTCTCTCGAAGTCAGAGCGTTGCCGGGCGATAGCTGGCTGCCTCCGGTTTTGACCGAACCGGGCACCAAGCCCGGCCAGTCCGTAGCGTACACCATCGTCAATGCCCACGTCGCAGCGGGTGGTGTCGCCCCGATCCCGATGTATCTGCGGCAAACGTCTGAATTCCTGCGTGGCAAACCGGTAACTCTGGAGACTATCGCCGCAGCAAACGAAATTATCCAGTCCGAGATCTCGCCGATCTCTGACGTACGCGGAACGGAGCAATATAAACGGCTGTTGCTAAGGCAGCTTTTTAGAGCTCATTTTGTAGAGCTGTTTGGCATATGATTCATCACGGAGAACTCAGAATTTTTTCAGATCGTTTTCTCAGTGCCCTCGGT
This is a stretch of genomic DNA from Chloracidobacterium sp.. It encodes these proteins:
- a CDS encoding FAD binding domain-containing protein, with protein sequence MINLILNDQDIAVDIAPGITVLDFVRYRQNLKGTKIGCREGDCGACTIMVGELVGSEVRYRTMTSCLMPLANAAGKHIVTIEGINPSDGSLTPVQQAMVDESGTQCGFCTVGFVMSLTNFAVDSTAKTPEMAVSAIDGNICRCTGYRSIERAACHVSGRLSEETTSTGDQNACARAPFVPPYFSGIASRLSVLQNISVPSIRTLTQAVLTGGGTDLYVQRPEAMAESASTPLLYTDELRNIRKIGNNIEIGASVTVTDLLESPLMNEIFPDLYKHLKLVSSTPIRNMATLAGNLINGSPIGDMTVFFLGLDSEVDLWPSLQDISDDPRTLPLRDLYLGYKQLAKHPDEIITAVRFKIPTGDFRFNFEKVCKRTYLDIATVNTAISLEVRALPGDSWLPPVLTEPGTKPGQSVAYTIVNAHVAAGGVAPIPMYLRQTSEFLRGKPVTLETIAAANEIIQSEISPISDVRGTEQYKRLLLRQLFRAHFVELFGI